Below is a window of Geomonas oryzisoli DNA.
CTGCCAAGGGCGTGAAACTTGATACCGGCCCCCAGCAGGTCGTGCAGCAGCACCGGAGTCCAATGAAGGGGTGAAGGGAGTGCAGGCAACTCTGCGCCAATATCCCGGAAAAGCTCCGAGCACAAGCCATAGGGGTTGCCGAAGCGCCCCCTTTTTTCGAGGTGCCGCAGAGCTAGCTCTTCGATGGCCGCCTGTTGCTCTTCATTCCACTTCAAGCAGCTGCGCGCGATGAGCGCGTCCTTGCTGTGCCACAAAGCCCATGTCCTTCCCTTCAAAACTGCCAAAAGTCCGTTGCTCCCAAACCGCGCCAGTTCTTTGGTCCGGCATGGTTTCCCCTGTTCTTCGAGGTAATTCAGCAGCAGATTTCCTTGCGACCGAGGACGAGGCTGCGAGGGCCGGGATGCCGGTCGTGGCTGGCGCTTTGGGGCTGCGGACTGCGGCTGCGGCACCGGCTCCCACTCGATCCTCCCCGGGAAAAAATGGTCGATGAGACAAACGAGATGGCGCGGTTTCATTACTCCCATTGCTTCGCAGACTGCACGATTTCTTGCATATAGCCGCTGCTCCAGTGACCGTCCCCGCCGATGCAATTTCGGCAGCGAGTCGGCGATGGCATCCAACTTCTGGTAGAGCGCAGGGACGTTGCTTAGGTGCATTCGGAGGGCACCGACCCGTAGATGTTTCGGAATGTTCGACAGATTATTGCTTAAGATTTGCTGGCCGGGTAGGCCCAGCTTTAAGACGGCGAAATCCCAAAGCTGTTCACGGGTTACGACGACGCGCTGGAAGAGGAATTGCTCCAGGACACTCAAGATCGATGGTCTCGGCCTGGGAGCGTCCTTCATCGAGACGAAAGGGTACTTCTCGAAGCTCAGGGTGTCACTGCCGACAATTCTCATACAGGAATACAAGGCAAAGGGGGTGGGCACGCCCTTCGTCAGCAGCTGCGGCGCGTAATGTTCAAAGATCTTACCGCTCATGCAGAGGAAGGGGATTTCGTCGGAACAGAGTCTCTCGATGACATCACGCTGGATTTCATTGACCAGCTCATGGGGGATCTGAAGGAGATCCCTGTGTTTGAATATCCCACGCCCCCAAAGGACAGCCCCCGGCAGATGACTGAGCCAATAATAAACGAGTTGTGGGCTTGCCGGTTCGTCGGGAACCATCAGGCTCAGCCGCCGTTGTACCTTCTTGAAGTGAATGCCGGCGTCACCGGCGTCGTGCAGAATCTTGTCCAGGATTTCATTCTTCGATGGAACCCGTTCTTCCCGACGCCATTCCAGGTAGTTGTCAGCAACACTAAAGCCCAGGTCCGCCGACGAATCCGCCAGGAAGTGAAGCATGGCGGGGGTGAAACTCGATATTTTCTGTAGTTTCGGGCAGCGCTCCTCGCGGCAGGCAATCAGCAAAGCCTGCAGGGCTGCATCGGGTGGCAGCTTCCGCCCCTCCGCTGTTTCCGTAGCCCTGGAAAGGCCCCCAGCTCCGATCGCACAGTTTACGCAGCAAGATGTGGACAGGGCGACCCGGATGGGAGGGGACCACTCCACCCGATAACGCGGGGAAAACTCCATGACGGAGGCGAGTGCCTCATCAGCAGGGGGGCTGTTCCAGTCGTGCACCCGCTGCATGGCGAGCGCAAGGTCGTGGATGTAAGCAGCACCACCTCGACACTCCAGCAGACGGTCCAGCAAGTGCCAGAAGTAATTGAGATGTTGCAGCGTCGCCGGTTTCTTCAGCTTTGCCAGCAGCATACTCTCCATTTGTCGGACCCGTTCCCTGCTGACACCCAGCCCCTCCCCCACTTTTGTCAGTGTCCATTTGCAGCCGTCGAACAGTCTAAGACGCCCCAAAAGCACGCGCCGACAGCGCTCAATCTCCTTCGGGTCCTTTCCGACGACGGCAAAGTGCAGGTAGCGGTCCAGCACATCCTGGAAGGCACCGTACGCCGTAGTCGGCAAGCCGGCATCGGCCGACTTCGCAATCCACTCAGCTCGCTCTCTCAGTTGCCATAGGTAGTTGATCGCGCGAAAGGCGGTTGGGCACAGCCCGAATTTTGCAAAGACTTTGCGTTCGGTGATCTTTGCGATGTCCCCCCAGGGAACGCCCTCCCCCCTGCCAGTAGGCTCATCGAGCAGATCCGGAAAGGGAAACTCCAGTACGACCAGCGGATCCAGCAAACCGGAAGGAAGGCCGGTATACAGGGAACTGTCGGTTGCATTGCAGACAGACGTGACGGGCCAGGCGCCTCCCGGATACCCCAGGGCGCGAATCATGCTGGAAAGGGCCGAGTCGCTGAGACCTGCCTGGAGGAGATATCCGATGGAGCATGACAAAAGCAGGTACGAGGAGTCCTCCTGGAAGATGGCCACGGCACGAAGGCGCTCGACGTCGGCGCCAGAAAGGCACAACGAGCCAGGACCGGTCCAGGTAAAAGGAGCGTCCCGGTCCATTAGCTGGGTAAGTGGGCGGTGCAGAACGCTCCATGAGGCAGGGTCCGATGCCGGTTCTCCTGTGGACGTATCCGCAAACGGGGGTTCGCCAAGAGCCTCTGTGGGTGGGGCAGGCAGAGGCTTTTCAACCTCGACAGGAAGCAATTCCGGGTGTATTTGCAGGATGCGTTCCTGCGCGGACATTATCTCCGATATCGTCTTTGAACCGCATCCCCGTAAGCGTCGAAGGTCCGTTCGCCCCAACGCCAAAACGTCCTGACATGACTCAACTTGTTCGCGCATCAGGACATTATGAGTTCGTGTCGAGAATTCATTGCGGAGGTGCTGTGGTATGGGGATGGGGGTGGTCATCGGTTACCGGTCCGTGGTGTCATAATGACGTGCGGTGTTATTATATTAGAAAAATATAATAACGCAACCTACGGAGTTGCTTTCAAGAACGGATGAGGGCCGCTCAAGCCCTTTGCCGTCCACTGCTGCCGCCTATATTTCGAGAAAGTCATGCTTCCGTTATGCGTCTTGCAATGCGCCTTGCAACCGCTAA
It encodes the following:
- a CDS encoding sigma factor-like helix-turn-helix DNA-binding protein — protein: MDRDAPFTWTGPGSLCLSGADVERLRAVAIFQEDSSYLLLSCSIGYLLQAGLSDSALSSMIRALGYPGGAWPVTSVCNATDSSLYTGLPSGLLDPLVVLEFPFPDLLDEPTGRGEGVPWGDIAKITERKVFAKFGLCPTAFRAINYLWQLRERAEWIAKSADAGLPTTAYGAFQDVLDRYLHFAVVGKDPKEIERCRRVLLGRLRLFDGCKWTLTKVGEGLGVSRERVRQMESMLLAKLKKPATLQHLNYFWHLLDRLLECRGGAAYIHDLALAMQRVHDWNSPPADEALASVMEFSPRYRVEWSPPIRVALSTSCCVNCAIGAGGLSRATETAEGRKLPPDAALQALLIACREERCPKLQKISSFTPAMLHFLADSSADLGFSVADNYLEWRREERVPSKNEILDKILHDAGDAGIHFKKVQRRLSLMVPDEPASPQLVYYWLSHLPGAVLWGRGIFKHRDLLQIPHELVNEIQRDVIERLCSDEIPFLCMSGKIFEHYAPQLLTKGVPTPFALYSCMRIVGSDTLSFEKYPFVSMKDAPRPRPSILSVLEQFLFQRVVVTREQLWDFAVLKLGLPGQQILSNNLSNIPKHLRVGALRMHLSNVPALYQKLDAIADSLPKLHRRGRSLEQRLYARNRAVCEAMGVMKPRHLVCLIDHFFPGRIEWEPVPQPQSAAPKRQPRPASRPSQPRPRSQGNLLLNYLEEQGKPCRTKELARFGSNGLLAVLKGRTWALWHSKDALIARSCLKWNEEQQAAIEELALRHLEKRGRFGNPYGLCSELFRDIGAELPALPSPLHWTPVLLHDLLGAGIKFHALGRQRDVFVAKNNPHGLSTLDDLIHHVLKVDYGGTAPRTAFIAAVRERGLSSVKIPQCLKGHDSRIIVEGDIVRAAVSDV